A window of Kribbella voronezhensis genomic DNA:
CCCGGGCAAGGGTCCTGAAGGTCGCCGCGGAGCTGGAATGGGTGCCGAACCGGGCTGCCCGGCAGTTGTCGGCCGCGCGGTCGGAGACCTTCGGACTGGTCGTGGCCCGGACGGCCAAGACCCTCAGTGAAGAACCGTTCTACATGGGCTTCGTCGGTGGCGTGGAGTCCGTGCTGAGCGAGAAGTCGTACGCGCTCGCGCTGCAGGTCGTCCCGGACCTGGCCGGCGAGATGGCGACGTACCGGAAGTGGGCCGCGGAACGCCGGGTGGACGGCGTGATCGTGGTGGATCTCCGCGTCGACGATCCACGGATCCCGTTGCTGCGCAAGCTGGATCTGCCCGCCGTCCTGGTCGGGCATCCGGCGCTGGCCGACGGGATGACGTGTGTCTGGACCGACGGCACCGCCGCGATGAACGCCGCGGTCGAGCACGTCGCCCGGCTCGGGCACCAGTCGATCGCGCGGGTCGCCGGACCGCCCGAACACGGGCACGTCTGGATCCGCGACCAGGCGTTCGCGGCGATCACCCGGGAGCTCGGCCTCGACGCGCAAGTGGTGCACACCGACTTCTCCGGTGAGGAAGGTGCCGCCGCGACCCGCCAGCTGATGGCGGCCGCCGACCGGCCGACCGCGCTGATCTACGACAACGACCTGATGGCCGTGGCCGGTCTGTCGGCGATCAACGGGCTCGGGATGAGATCACCCGGCGATGTCACGCTGATCGCCTGGGACGACTCGGCGTTGTGCCGGCTGACGCATCCCACGCTGACGGCGATGAGCCACAACATCGTTGCCTACGGCGCCGAAGTCACCCACCGCCTCTTCGGCCTCCTCGACGGCGCGCCACACCAGGCGCACCTCTACTCCACCCCAACCCTCACAGTCCGCCAAAGCTCCGGCCCACCCCCACGCCCCAGCTGACCCGGTACGACGCCCCGCCGCCGCCGAACCGGCGGCGCGCGGGGTGGGGTGAGTGCGATGCGCCACGTCGGGGCTATGGGGTGGGGGGAGTGCGATGCGCCACGCCGGGGCTACGGGGTGGGGTGAGCGCTATGCACCGCGCTGGGGAGCGTCGGGGTGGGGGTGGGAGTGGTCCGCCACGCCGGGAGGCGAGGGGGTGCGGGTCAGGGGGCTGGGGTGACTGTTACCGGGACGCCGTTCAGGGCGGCGGTGCCTGCCAAGGGGTCCGTGCGGGTGGCGTCGGTGATGTCGTTGGCGCTGGCGCCCGGCACCTCGTTGGCGACCGAGAGTCGGGCGCCTGGGCGGCCGTGGCCGAAGCCGTGCGGGAGGCTGACCACGCCGGGCATCATGTCGTTGCTAGCGGCAACTTCTACCGCGACCGACCCGGCGGCCGAGCTGACCTGGACCAGTTGACCGTCCTCGAGGTCACGCTTGCTGAGATCGTCGGGATTCATCAGCAACTGGTGCCGCGGTTTGCCCTTCACCAGCCGCGCCGAGTTGTGCATCCACGAGTTGTTGCTGCGCAGATGCCGTCGCCCGATCAGCAGCAGATCGTCGGCCTCGCCCTCGACGAGCAACACCGCCCGAGCCTGATCCAGGCCCTCGAGGATCAGCCCCGGCGCAAGGTCGATCCGCTTGTTCTTCGTGTAGAGCGCTCGAGGCAGAGCCGGCTGCAGCGGACCGAGATCGATACCGCCCGCCGACTTCTTCAGTTTCCGCACCGACAACCGGTACGGCCCGACGCGAAGCCCCAGATCGACCACGCGGCGCGGATTCAATCGGAGACGAAGGGAGGTCAGAAGCTTCCGCCGGCTTCTCGGCGTACGGCGTAACAGGGCCAACCCCAGGTCCCGGAAGATCTCCCAGTCGTGCCGCGCATCGGCCGGTCGCTGCAGCACCGCTTCGTTCCACCGAGCAGTGTTCCGTACTGCGAGTTGGTGGAACGCCAAGTCGTAGTGGTCCCGCTCGAGCGGTGGCGTCGGCGGCAGGATCACGTCGGCGTGCCGGGTGGTCTCGTTGATGTACGGATCGACGGAGACCATGAACGACAGCGTGTCCAGCGCCTCGTCGAGGGCCCGCCCGTTCGGAGTCGAGAGCACCGGGTTGCCCGCGATCGTCACCATCGCCTGGATCTGGCCGTCGCCCGGCGTCACGATCTCCTCGGCCATTGCGGCCGCAGGCAGTTCGCCGC
This region includes:
- a CDS encoding LacI family DNA-binding transcriptional regulator, with amino-acid sequence MPRITIKEIARRAGVSKGAVSYALNNQPGVSEATRARVLKVAAELEWVPNRAARQLSAARSETFGLVVARTAKTLSEEPFYMGFVGGVESVLSEKSYALALQVVPDLAGEMATYRKWAAERRVDGVIVVDLRVDDPRIPLLRKLDLPAVLVGHPALADGMTCVWTDGTAAMNAAVEHVARLGHQSIARVAGPPEHGHVWIRDQAFAAITRELGLDAQVVHTDFSGEEGAAATRQLMAAADRPTALIYDNDLMAVAGLSAINGLGMRSPGDVTLIAWDDSALCRLTHPTLTAMSHNIVAYGAEVTHRLFGLLDGAPHQAHLYSTPTLTVRQSSGPPPRPS